The Lactuca sativa cultivar Salinas chromosome 2, Lsat_Salinas_v11, whole genome shotgun sequence genome includes a window with the following:
- the LOC128132109 gene encoding uncharacterized protein LOC128132109: protein MGNLDYFHDDDDDKEVTPDKPRSRKPSQFLCTPYTELHTTPKQKRRTKKKVGMKSTSPVPPPVFGVAHDFSMLRLQPYIAGGEDVIQNYVLHSYDVQHRLFNFVLDRDFWSSLFGHTHDGWLESAVNKLLINSFKS, encoded by the exons ATGGGAAATTTAGATTAttttcatgatgatgatgatgacaaagaagttacacccgataaaccTAGGAGTCGAAAACCATCACAATTTTTATGCACTCCTTACACCGAG ttgcacacgacaccgaaacaaaaaagaagaacaaaaaagaaggttgGTATGAAATCAACAAGCCCCGTTCCTCCTCCAGTTTTTGGTGTTGCTCATGACTTCTCCATGTTGCGCCTGCAACCTTACATAGCAGGCGGTGAGGATGTCATCCAAAATTATGTATTGCATTCATACGATGTGCAgcatcgtttgtttaatttcgtgttagatagagatttttggagctcattgtttgggcatacacacgacggatggttggagtcagcggtaaataaattgttaattaattcttttaaaagttaa
- the LOC111916344 gene encoding uncharacterized protein LOC111916344, translating to MNTKAFANLKGSGGNIWEVFEVLDDARRAIFRNTVFGYFIDVPRLQGDALLFHKMFLHQIRPNPVLSPDGIKRLYFRVGNTKMVYGPEEFCLITGFNFGEYPKNIGRKGSEKLISSKKRCLLRERLFPDHTNSSVKIGDLKSLILNQTFLALDDLDAVRVCLIYILCEGFLGKEVNDRVPQDWFYLAENLDLWNSFAWSSYLWDFTYVDLEDTWNKIHHYLSLPERGQTLKYSVSGFTAPIRIWIYEMIPAVRACGFALRKNKDLPRMKRWSGTKKLKWVDVNKIWSKMQEGLPLRQNMLPGDGEMTSFYYMSFQEYVYGEGKAVPSPVRDHFRRQDESSSSMSSSGRSHGRGRGSGKHKLDELLKRVHALEQHVFMNQQKPTEVFYEEVNNEQFWNDIIFEEPTVSQRNYDEQTNL from the exons atgaatacgaaagcctttgcgaacctaaaaggctctggcggtaacatatgggaagtttttgaagttttagatgatgCCCGACGTGCTATTTTCAGAAATACCGTGTTTGGCTATTTTATTgatgtccctcgtttacaaggggacgctttattgtttcataaaatgttccttcatcagatccggccgaaccctgttttatctccagatggaataaaacgtttatattttcgagtaggcaataccaaaatggtttatgggccggaagagttttgtttgattaccggcttcaattttggggagtatccaaaaaacattgggagaaaagggtcggaaaaattaataagcagtaaaaaaagatgtttactgcgtgaacggctatttccggaccatactaatagttcggtgaaaatcggcgacctgaaaagtttaattttaaatcaaacattcctagcacttgacgaccttgatgcagttagagtatgtttgatatacattttgtgtgaaggttttttgggcaaagaagttaacgatcgggtgccacaagattggttttatttggctgagaatttggatctctggaatag cttCGCTTGGAGTAGCTATCTATGggattttacttatgttgaccttgaGGATACGTGGAATAAGATACATCATTATTTATCACTTCCTGAGcgtggtcaaactttaaagtatTCCGTCTCAGGATTTACGGCTCCAATTAGG atatggatatatgagatgattccggctgttcgtgcatgtggatttgcattgagaaaaaataaagactTGCCTCGGATGAAAAGATGGAGcggaacaaaaaaattgaaatgggttgacgtgaacaagatttggtcaaagatgcag gaggggctaccactaagacaaaacatgttaccgggtgatggtgagatgacatctttttattatatgtcatttcaagagtatgtatatggtgaagggaaagcagttccatccccagtacgggaccattttaggagacaagacgaatcttcgtctagtatgtcgtccAGTGGTCGCTCTCATGGTAGAGGTCGGGGCAGTGGGAAACACAAGCTAGACGAGTTGTTGAAACGGGTACATGCACTGGAGCAGCATGTGTTTATGAATCAACAAAAACCTACAGAGGTTTTTTATGAAGAAGTGAATAATGAACAATTTTGGAACGACATTATTTTTGAGGAACCGACAGTGTCACAAAGAAATTATGATGAACAA ACGAACTTATAA
- the LOC111916345 gene encoding uncharacterized protein LOC111916345 yields the protein MDGNGNGNGKSLERMVSLKALQMGNSLSCQICVIGFLCGVCLTSLFLAALTSFDFAAAPNSTSTSYFLNAFTGRESDSKPQAVEKMLISQNIIAVRVKDPINSIYSAWSAILNKSNSGEDLFSQNTATDGSKVHRPPHLENCKSTSEVNRLVDKHTENGELPPWTMWKGFLSSYPLSTKDEQQGYNGHQINSKAAYPPWIKGSDEDNYPLTREVQRDIWVHQHPVNCSDPNVRFLVSDWERIPGFGMGAQFAGMCGLLAIAINEKRVLVTNYYNRADHDGCKGASRSSWSCYFFPETSQECRDRAFELMNVKEAWEKGIITVKENYTTKQIWTAPIPRVWGSPWSYMQPTTEINGKLIGYHRKMDWRWWRAQALRYLMRFQTEYTCGLLNVARHSAFGWEAAELVHSAHVSESIQDDMKGSRSGIEEYVWSNHEPWTPRPLLSVHVRMGDKACEMKVVQFEEYMRLANRIRHRFPDLNRIWLSSEMKEVIDKTKIYGNWKFYYSNNVRRQVGNMTMAVYEASLGRETSTNYPLVNFLMATEADYFIGALGSTWCFLIDGMRNTGGKVMAGYLSVNKDRFW from the exons ATGGACGGGAatgggaatggaaatgggaaatcCTTGGAAAGAATGGTGTCATTGAAGGCTCTACAAATGGGGAATTCATTGTCATGCCAAATATGTGTGATTGGATTTCTGTGTGGAGTATGCCTCACTTCTCTCTTTCTTGCTGCCCTCACTTCCTTCGACTTTGCAGCTGCCCCCAATTCCACTTCCACCTCCTATTTTCTCA ATGCATTTACGGGTCGAGAAAGTGATTCTAAACCGCAAGCCGTTGAAAAAATGTTGATATCACAAAACATTATTGCGGTCCGAGTCAAGGACCCAATCAACTCAATCTACTCAGCTTGGAGTGCAATATTGAACAAGTCAAACAGCGGTGAAGATCTCTTCTCACAAAATACAGCAACCGATGGATCTAAGGTGCATAGACCTCCTCATTTGGAGAACTGTAAGTCTACTAGTGAAGTGAATCGACTTGTTGATAAACATACCGAAAATGGGGAATTACCACCATGGACAATGTGGAAAGGTTTCTTGAGTAGCTATCCATTATCAACAAAAGATGAGCAACAAGGATACAATGGTCATCAAATCAACTCCAAAGCTGCTTACCCTCCATGG ATCAAAGGATCAGACGAGGACAATTATCCACTAACAAGGGAAGTGCAACGCGATATATGGGTGCACCAACATCCGGTGAATTGTAGCGATCCGAATGTGAGGTTTCTTGTTTCTGATTGGGAGAGAATACCAGGATTTGGTATGGGAGCGCAATTTGCTGGGATGTGTGGGCTTCTCGCAATCGCCATTAATGAGAAAAGGGTCCTTGTCACAAACTACTATAATCGAGCCGATCATGATGGTTGTAAAG GTGCATCAAGGTCGAGTTGGTCATGCTACTTTTTCCCCGAGACATCACAGGAGTGTAGGGATCGAGCTTTTGAACTCATGAACGTGAAAGAAGCATGGGAGAAGGGAATTATTACTGTAAAAGAAAACTACACAACAAAGCAGATATGGACCGCTCCAATCCCACg AGTATGGGGTAGTCCTTGGAGTTACATGCAGCCAACAACAGAAATAAACGGGAAATTAATCGGCTACCATCGGAAAATGGACTGGAGATGGTGGCGAGCAcag GCTTTGCGCTACCTTATGAGGTTCCAAACAGAGTACACATGTGGTTTACTAAATGTAGCACGTCACTCTGCATTCGGATGGGAAGCTGCGGAGTTGGTTCATTCAGCGCACGTGTCAGAATCCATACAG GATGACATGAAAGGTTCTAGATCTGGAATTGAAGAATACGTATGGTCAAACCACGAGCCATGGACTCCGAGGCCATTGTTGAGCGTGCACGTGAGGATGGGGGACAAAGCGTGTGAAATGAAGGTGGTTCAGTTTGAAGAATACATGCGTCTTGCTAACCGGATCAGACATCGGTTCCCTGATTTGAACCGGATTTGGCTTTCAAGTGAGATGAAGGAAGTGATTGATAAGACAAAAATATATGGAAATTGGAAGTTTTACTACTCGAATAATGTGAGACGTCAAGTGGGAAACATGACAATGGCAGTATATGAAGCAAGCCTGGGTCGAGAAACCAGCACAAATTATCCACTTGTTAACTTTTTAATGGCTACTGAAGCTGATTACTTCATTGGAGCTTTGGGTTCCACATGGTGTTTTCTCATAGATGGAATGAGAAACACCGGTGGAAAGGTAATGGCTGGGTATTTGAGCGTTAACAAGGATCGGTTTTGGTGA
- the LOC111916346 gene encoding diphthine--ammonia ligase codes for MKVVGLVSGGKDSCFAMMKCLQYGHEVVALANLLPANDSVDELDSYMYQTVGHQIVVSYANCMGVPLFRRRIQGSTRRHDLSYNMTTGDEVEDMFILLKEVKKQIPSVTAVSSGAIASDYQRLRVENVCSRLGLISLAYLWKLDQSLLLQQMIETGIVAITVKVAAIGLDPSKHLGKEMSYLWSHLLKLNELYGSNVCGEGGEYETLTLDCPLFKYARIVLDEFQLVLHDSNSIAPVGILHPVSFHCEDKPKSDSVSDTNSNSNGFCLENMGSVIEVQSESLETVENKCHPSHSHVPLDLSQLETRKLHTSRTRKDNTFSISCWLQDSETSVDLKEDLKMILLKIESEVNEAGFSWENVVYIHLYISDMNMFGIANETYVNFITQEKCRFGVPSRSTIELPLSEAGLGRAYVEILVTNDQSKKVLHVQSISSWAPSCIGPYSQATLHKEILHMAGQLGFDPPTMTLCGGGPIGELEQALVNSEAIAKSFNCSIMTSAILFVIYCSKSTSKLDRISLQEKQNSFLNQTKRLLNPVFLYVLVPDLPKRAFVEVKPMLFVEDNNNTETEEVVNDLKYEENHFDSCFKPEKWHDECVQTCLVHDRICAVVLSITSENFNCFNVDNAEEKMGKVAKFCIYRLDKVLSQNYYSWDDVTNLRIYFPTSSNISHEKLSLMFKTRFDEFAETTKRLKICNEPIFNIVPVIGAGSCATSMDDIITCELLARKS; via the exons ATGAAGGTTGTAGGGTTAGTCAGTGGTGGCAAAGACAGCTGCTTTGCAATGATGAAGTGTCTCCAATATGGCCATGAG GTTGTTGCATTGGCAAACTTATTGCCTGCTAACGATTCTGTAGATGAGCTTGATAGCTACATGTATCAAACT GTTGGTCATCAGATTGTTGTAAGTTATGCGAATTGCATGGGAGTGCCTTTGTTTAGAAGAAGAATACAAGGATCCACCAG GCGTCATGACCTTAGCTACAACATGACTACTGGTGATGAAGTAGAAGACATGTTTATTTTGTTAAAAGAAGTCAAAAAGCAGATTCCTTCTGTTACAGCAGTCTCATCTGGTGCAATTGCTTCTGATTATCAAAGATTACGGGTAGAAAATGTTTGTTCAAGATTAGGGCTCATATCTCTTGCATATTTATGGAAGTTGGATCAATCATTGCTCCTACAGCAAATG ATTGAAACTGGGATTGTTGCCATCACAGTAAAGGTTGCAGCTATTGGTTTAGATCCTTCAAAGCACTTGGGAAAAGAAATGTCATACCTATGGTCACACCTTCTTAAGTTAAATGa GTTATATGGAAGTAACGTATGTGGTGAAGGGGGAGAATATGAAACATTGACACTTGATTGTCCCCTGTTTAAA TATGCTCGAATTGTTCTAGATGAATTCCAACTTGTACTTCATGATTCGAATTCCATAGCTCCTGTGGGAATCCTTCACCCCGTGTCATTCCATTGTGAAGATAAACCAAAATCTGATTCTGTGAGTGATACTAACAGTAACAGTAACGGTTTTTGTTTGGAGAATATGGGGTCTGTAATTGAAGTACAAAGTGAATCTCTAGAAACAGTGGAAAACAAATGTCATCCATCTCATTCTCATGTTCCCTTGGATTTATCTCAACTTGAAACACGTAAACTTCATACTTCAAGAACTAGAAAAGACAACACTTTCTCCATATCTTGTTGGCTGCAAGACTCAGAAACTTCAGTAG ATCTTAAGGAGGATCTGAAGATGATTTTACTGAAGATTGAATCAGAGGTTAATGAAGCTGGTTTTTCATGGGAGAATGTGGTTTACATTCATCTGTATATCTCAGATATGAACATGTTTGGTATTGCAAATGAAACATATGTGAATTTTATAACTCAAGAAAAATGTCGATTTGGTGTCCCATCCCGTAGTACAATTGAGCTTCCTTTGTCAGAAGCTGGTCTAGGAAGGGCATATGTGGAAATTCTGGTAACAAATGATCAAAGTAAAAAAGTTCTTCATGTGCAAAGCATCTCTTCGTGGGCCCCTAGTTGTATCGGACCATATAGCCAG GCGACATTGCATAAAGAGATACTCCACATGGCTGGTCAATTAGGGTTTGACCCTCCAACCATGACATTATGTGGTGGGGGCCCCATTGGTGAATTAGAACAAGCTCTTGTAAATAGTGAAGCTATTGCAAAATCATTCAACTGTTCAATAATGACATCAGCCATACTGTTTGTCATTTACTGTTCCAAGTCTACTTCAAAATTGGACAGAATCAGTCTCCAAGAAAAGCAGAATTCATTCCTTAATCAGACAAAGCGATTGCTCAATCCAGTTTTCTTGTATGTTCTTGTCCCTGATCTCCCAAAAAG AGCTTTTGTGGAAGTGAAGCCCATGCTCTTTGTTGAGGATAATAATAATACTGAAACTGAGGAAGTTGTTAATGATCTGAAATATGAAGAGAATCATTTTGATTCGTGTTTTAAACCAGAAAAATGGCATGATGAATGTGTTCAGACGTGTCTTGTACATGACAGAATATGTGCAGTTGTTTTATCCATTACAAGTGAAAATTTCAACTGTTTTAATGTTGACAATGCTGAGGAGAAAATGggaaaagttgcaaaattttGCATATATCGTCTTGATAAAGTCCTCTCACAGAACTACTACTCTTGGGACGATGTAACG AATTTGAGAATTTACTTTCCAACAAGTTCCAACATTTCCCATGAAAAGTTATCACTCATGTTCAAAACTAGATTTGATGAATTTGCTGAAACAACAAAAAGATTGAAGATTTGTAATGAACCCATCTTCAATATTGTGCCTGTGATTGGGGCAGGGAGTTGTGCAACTTCCATGgatgatataatcacatgtgagcTACTTGCTAGAAAATCTTGA